The Aquipuribacter nitratireducens genome contains a region encoding:
- the ftsW gene encoding putative lipid II flippase FtsW, with protein sequence MRPAGTLTTSAGTARGAGPARPPAGSDEALERAWLPGPLGRWVRAVDTPVTSFVLVASATGMLLVLGLLMVLSSSSVESIAASGNPWSIAVRQGAFALVGLPLLLVAARTPALWWRRMSWLVLLLALVLQGLVFVPGLGVEVNGNRNWISVAGFTAQPSEAIKLALVVWGAAVLSRKQELLGRLGHVVVPVVFPVGLLALGLVLAGRDLGTGLVVLLLLAGLLYAAGAPLRYFLLGGGVAAVGVAALVVQEQHRLVRIQAWLSGQQCTDIYGECWQPTHGMWALGSGGWWGLGLGASREKWAWLPEAHNDFIFAIIGEELGLPGTLSVLLLFVALAAGMVRVAQRSSDPFVVIATTGVLVWVLGQALINIGVVIGVLPVVGVPLPLVSSGGSSLVTTMVALGMVMSFARDEPGAREALSTTVRAARSGAAVVAPARASRRPRR encoded by the coding sequence GTGAGGCCGGCCGGCACCCTGACGACGAGCGCGGGCACCGCGCGCGGCGCGGGTCCCGCGCGGCCCCCGGCCGGCTCCGACGAGGCCCTCGAGCGGGCGTGGCTGCCCGGTCCCCTCGGTCGCTGGGTGCGGGCGGTGGACACCCCCGTCACCTCGTTCGTCCTCGTCGCGTCCGCCACCGGCATGCTCCTCGTCCTCGGCCTCCTCATGGTGCTGAGCTCGAGCTCGGTGGAGTCCATCGCGGCGAGCGGCAACCCGTGGTCGATCGCGGTACGGCAGGGCGCGTTCGCCCTCGTCGGGCTCCCGCTGCTCCTCGTGGCGGCGCGCACGCCCGCGCTGTGGTGGCGGCGCATGTCGTGGCTCGTCCTCCTGCTCGCCCTCGTGCTCCAGGGCCTCGTCTTCGTCCCGGGGCTCGGCGTCGAGGTCAACGGCAACCGGAACTGGATCTCCGTCGCGGGCTTCACCGCCCAGCCGAGCGAGGCCATCAAGCTCGCGCTCGTCGTGTGGGGCGCGGCCGTCCTGTCCCGCAAGCAGGAGCTGCTCGGCCGGCTGGGACACGTCGTCGTCCCCGTCGTCTTCCCCGTCGGCCTGCTCGCGCTCGGCCTCGTCCTCGCCGGACGCGACCTCGGCACGGGACTCGTCGTCCTCCTGCTGCTCGCCGGCCTGCTCTACGCCGCCGGCGCCCCGCTGCGCTACTTCCTGCTCGGCGGCGGGGTCGCCGCGGTCGGCGTCGCCGCCCTCGTCGTGCAGGAGCAGCACCGGCTCGTCCGCATCCAGGCGTGGCTGTCGGGCCAGCAGTGCACCGACATCTACGGCGAGTGCTGGCAGCCCACCCACGGCATGTGGGCGCTGGGGTCCGGGGGCTGGTGGGGGCTCGGTCTCGGGGCGAGCCGCGAGAAGTGGGCGTGGCTGCCGGAGGCGCACAACGACTTCATCTTCGCGATCATCGGCGAGGAGCTCGGCCTCCCCGGCACGCTGTCGGTCCTCCTGCTGTTCGTCGCGCTCGCGGCCGGGATGGTCCGGGTCGCGCAGCGCTCGAGCGACCCCTTCGTCGTCATCGCGACGACCGGGGTCCTCGTGTGGGTCCTCGGTCAGGCGCTCATCAACATCGGGGTCGTCATCGGCGTCCTCCCGGTCGTCGGGGTGCCGCTGCCGCTCGTGTCGAGCGGTGGCTCGTCCCTCGTCACGACGATGGTCGCCCTCGGCATGGTCATGTCGTTCGCCCGCGACGAGCCGGGCGCCCGCGAGGCGTTGTCGACGACCGTGCGCGCCGCCCGGTCGGGTGCGGCCGTCGTCGCCCCCGCGAGGGCGTCGCGGCGGCCGAGGCGGTGA
- the murG gene encoding undecaprenyldiphospho-muramoylpentapeptide beta-N-acetylglucosaminyltransferase → MSTPTARPPASVVLAGGGTTGHVAPLLATAEALRTRHPGTRVTVLGTREGLESRLVPAAGLDLRHVPRVPLPRRPSGDLVRLPVRLTRAVRGVRRVLDEVDAHVVVGFGGYVATPAYLAARRAHVPVVVHEQNALPGVANKLGARLTRHVAVTFPGTPLPHAVVLGMPLRRAITELDRPALRAEGRAAFGLHPDLPTLLVTGGSLGAQRLNEAVPRAASALAAAGLQVLHVSGRGKHVPLPPGTTADPSSPPDGPRYVVVDYVERMDLAYAAADAVVCRAGAGTVCELAALGLPAAYVPLPVGNGEQRLNAQPLVAAGGGLLVDDEEFTPEWVTTTLLPVLRDPAQLLDMAAAARSFGTLDAAGRLADLVLDAAREAP, encoded by the coding sequence GTGAGCACGCCCACCGCCCGACCACCCGCCTCGGTCGTGCTGGCGGGCGGCGGGACCACGGGCCACGTCGCCCCGCTCCTCGCCACCGCGGAGGCGCTGCGCACCCGCCACCCGGGCACGCGGGTGACGGTGCTCGGCACCCGCGAGGGCCTGGAGTCGCGCCTCGTGCCGGCCGCGGGCCTCGACCTGCGCCACGTGCCCCGGGTGCCGCTGCCGCGCCGGCCGTCCGGCGACCTCGTGCGGCTGCCCGTGCGGCTCACCCGGGCGGTGCGCGGCGTGCGCCGGGTGCTCGACGAGGTCGACGCCCACGTCGTCGTCGGCTTCGGCGGCTACGTCGCGACCCCCGCCTACCTCGCGGCGCGCCGGGCGCACGTGCCGGTCGTCGTCCACGAGCAGAACGCGCTGCCGGGGGTGGCGAACAAGCTCGGCGCGCGGCTCACGCGCCACGTCGCCGTCACGTTCCCCGGCACACCCCTGCCCCACGCCGTCGTGCTCGGCATGCCGCTGCGGCGGGCCATCACCGAGCTCGACCGCCCCGCGCTGCGGGCCGAGGGCCGGGCCGCGTTCGGCCTCCACCCCGACCTCCCGACGCTCCTCGTCACGGGCGGCTCGCTCGGGGCCCAGCGGCTCAACGAGGCGGTGCCCCGGGCGGCGTCCGCGCTGGCCGCCGCGGGGCTGCAGGTCCTCCACGTCTCCGGACGCGGCAAGCACGTCCCGCTGCCGCCCGGCACCACCGCCGACCCCTCGTCCCCGCCCGACGGCCCGCGGTACGTCGTCGTCGACTACGTCGAGCGGATGGACCTCGCCTACGCCGCCGCCGACGCCGTCGTGTGCCGGGCCGGTGCGGGCACGGTGTGCGAGCTCGCCGCGCTCGGCCTGCCCGCCGCGTACGTCCCCCTCCCGGTCGGCAACGGCGAGCAGCGGCTCAACGCCCAGCCCCTGGTCGCGGCCGGCGGCGGGCTCCTCGTCGACGACGAGGAGTTCACGCCCGAGTGGGTGACGACGACACTGCTGCCCGTGCTCCGGGACCCCGCCCAGCTGCTCGACATGGCGGCCGCGGCGCGCTCCTTCGGCACGCTGGACGCCGCCGGGCGTCTCGCCGACCTCGTCCTCGACGCCGCCCGGGAGGCACCGTGA
- the murC gene encoding UDP-N-acetylmuramate--L-alanine ligase: MTPTSPVTGEELLALLRSGPVHVVAAGGAGMSGIVRLLLDDGVPVTGSDARDSATLRALEQRGARVHVGHDADHVAGARLVVVSTAVRPDNPEVLAAAAAGVPVVHRSVALAGLMHGCRVAAVAGTHGKTTTTSMLTVAARRAGLDPSYAIGGDLVVDGVNARRGTDAVFVAEADESDGSFLAYRPDVAVVTNVEADHLDHYGDAEAVHAAFGRFAERVQPGGLLVVGADDRGSRALARSVGGGEDVDGGRTVLTVGEAADADVRVVVDPKAELRGEELVVARLVAAEQAVPGAGDRELRLRVPGRHNVVDAALAYTAAVAGLGLDPAGVVAGLEAFSGARRRFEAVGEAAGVRVVDDYAHHPTEVAATIAAARSVAGRGKVHVLFQPHLYSRTRLFADGFATALSDAAEVVVLDVYGAREDPEPGVDGRLVADRVPGATYEPDRDAAVEAVARGARRGDLVLTLGAGDVTELGPRVVDALRAREG; this comes from the coding sequence GTGACGCCCACCAGCCCCGTGACCGGCGAGGAGCTGCTCGCCCTCCTGCGCTCCGGCCCCGTCCACGTCGTCGCCGCCGGCGGCGCGGGCATGAGCGGCATCGTCCGGCTGCTCCTCGACGACGGCGTGCCCGTCACGGGCTCCGACGCGCGCGACTCCGCGACCCTGCGCGCCCTCGAGCAGCGCGGCGCCCGCGTCCACGTCGGCCACGACGCCGACCACGTCGCCGGGGCCCGGCTCGTCGTGGTGTCGACCGCGGTGCGCCCCGACAACCCGGAGGTGCTCGCGGCCGCCGCGGCCGGGGTCCCCGTCGTCCACCGCTCGGTCGCCCTCGCGGGGCTCATGCACGGCTGCCGGGTGGCCGCCGTCGCCGGCACCCACGGCAAGACGACGACGACGTCGATGCTCACCGTCGCCGCCCGGCGCGCCGGACTCGACCCGTCGTACGCCATCGGCGGGGACCTCGTCGTCGACGGGGTCAACGCGCGCCGCGGCACCGACGCGGTCTTCGTCGCCGAGGCCGACGAGTCCGACGGCTCCTTCCTCGCCTACCGCCCCGACGTCGCGGTCGTGACGAACGTCGAGGCGGACCACCTCGACCACTACGGCGACGCAGAGGCGGTGCACGCGGCCTTCGGCCGCTTCGCCGAGCGGGTCCAGCCCGGCGGGCTGCTCGTCGTGGGGGCCGACGACCGCGGCTCCCGGGCCCTCGCCCGTTCCGTCGGCGGCGGGGAGGACGTCGACGGCGGCCGGACCGTCCTCACGGTCGGGGAGGCCGCCGACGCCGACGTCCGCGTCGTGGTCGACCCGAAGGCGGAGCTGCGCGGCGAGGAGCTCGTGGTCGCGCGGCTCGTCGCCGCCGAGCAGGCCGTGCCGGGGGCGGGCGACCGCGAGCTGCGCCTGCGCGTGCCGGGTCGGCACAACGTCGTCGACGCCGCGCTCGCCTACACCGCGGCCGTCGCCGGGCTCGGGCTCGACCCCGCCGGCGTGGTCGCGGGCCTCGAGGCGTTCTCCGGCGCCCGTCGGCGCTTCGAGGCGGTCGGGGAGGCGGCGGGTGTCCGGGTCGTCGACGACTACGCCCACCACCCCACCGAGGTCGCCGCCACGATCGCCGCCGCCCGCAGCGTGGCCGGCCGCGGGAAGGTCCACGTCCTCTTCCAGCCGCACCTGTACTCGCGCACCCGCCTGTTCGCCGACGGCTTCGCGACCGCGCTGTCCGACGCCGCGGAGGTGGTCGTGCTCGACGTGTACGGCGCCCGCGAGGACCCGGAGCCGGGTGTCGACGGCCGGCTGGTCGCCGACCGCGTGCCCGGCGCGACGTACGAGCCCGACCGCGACGCCGCGGTCGAGGCCGTCGCCCGGGGCGCTCGCCGCGGCGACCTCGTCCTCACCCTCGGCGCGGGGGACGTCACCGAGCTCGGCCCGCGCGTCGTCGACGCGCTGCGCGCACGGGAGGGCTGA
- a CDS encoding cell division protein FtsQ/DivIB: MTWLEDRAARVRRASLRARATGLAVLVVVVAALVGGGTWAWRAGHLDTRQVVVTGTVRVPPQQVQDLAAGALGTPLVAVDTRGIARSVEELPLVLDVAVERRWPRTLEVVVTEREAVAAVPAPGGGFQVVDEEGVVLAEGAEVPAEVPLLRVDVEAAGARTLTAAREVLAGLPLELQARTRQVSATSPADVRLVVDGAEVRWGTAEDTPRKVEVLQGLMSSVEASVYDVSSPRAPAVVP; the protein is encoded by the coding sequence GTGACGTGGCTGGAGGACCGCGCGGCCCGGGTGCGGCGGGCGTCGCTGCGGGCGCGGGCGACGGGGCTGGCGGTGCTCGTCGTCGTCGTCGCCGCTCTCGTCGGTGGCGGCACGTGGGCGTGGCGGGCCGGCCACCTCGACACCCGCCAGGTCGTCGTCACCGGCACCGTCCGGGTGCCGCCGCAGCAGGTGCAGGACCTCGCCGCCGGCGCCCTCGGCACCCCGCTCGTCGCCGTCGACACCCGCGGCATCGCGCGCTCCGTCGAGGAGCTGCCGCTCGTGCTCGACGTCGCCGTCGAGCGCCGCTGGCCCCGCACGCTGGAGGTCGTCGTCACCGAGCGAGAGGCCGTCGCCGCCGTCCCGGCGCCCGGCGGCGGGTTCCAGGTCGTCGACGAGGAGGGCGTCGTGCTCGCCGAGGGCGCCGAGGTGCCCGCCGAGGTGCCGCTGCTGCGCGTCGACGTCGAGGCCGCGGGTGCCCGGACGCTCACGGCGGCCCGTGAGGTGCTCGCGGGCCTGCCGCTGGAGCTGCAGGCGCGCACCCGGCAGGTGTCGGCGACGTCGCCGGCCGACGTCCGCCTCGTCGTGGACGGCGCGGAGGTGCGGTGGGGGACGGCGGAGGACACGCCCCGCAAGGTCGAGGTCCTCCAGGGGCTCATGTCGTCGGTCGAGGCGAGCGTCTACGACGTCTCCTCGCCCCGCGCGCCGGCCGTCGTCCCGTAG
- the ftsZ gene encoding cell division protein FtsZ — translation MAAPQNYLAVIKVVGIGGGGVNAVNRMIESGLRGVEFIAVNTDAQALLMSDADVKLDVGRDLTRGLGAGADPEVGKKAAEDHAEEIEEVLRGADMVFVTAGEGGGTGTGGAPVVAKIARSLGALTIGVVTRPFTFEGRRRALSAENGIAALQAEVDTLITIPNDRLLSISDRGISVLDAFRSADQVLLSGVQGITDLITTPGLINLDFADVKSVMQGAGTALMGIGSARGEDRAVCAAEMAISSPLLEASVDGAQGVLLSIQGGSDLGLFEINEAARLVQEAAHAEANIIFGAVIDDALGDEVRVTVIAAGFDEKEAAARGELPGAARVPGSLPAGQAAPAAHHTGATGANGSAGAHGANGHAGSAGREGVTAPAAGQQPAAPRPHAPAPAHHQPGAQHEHGGHPTPDHTVDRGHGGVPAPSRAPEPVPVGAAPRVVELPADGARRRPGFLDDDDLDVPDFVKPSS, via the coding sequence ATGGCCGCACCGCAGAACTACCTCGCCGTCATCAAGGTCGTCGGTATCGGCGGCGGCGGTGTCAACGCGGTGAACCGCATGATCGAGAGCGGCCTGCGGGGCGTCGAGTTCATCGCGGTCAACACCGACGCGCAGGCGCTGCTCATGAGCGACGCCGACGTCAAGCTCGACGTGGGTCGCGACCTCACGCGCGGCCTCGGCGCCGGCGCCGACCCCGAGGTCGGGAAGAAGGCCGCCGAGGACCACGCCGAGGAGATCGAGGAGGTCCTCCGCGGGGCCGACATGGTCTTCGTCACGGCCGGCGAGGGCGGCGGCACCGGCACCGGTGGCGCCCCCGTCGTCGCGAAGATCGCCCGGTCGCTCGGCGCCCTCACGATCGGCGTCGTCACCCGCCCCTTCACCTTCGAGGGCCGCCGCCGCGCCCTGTCGGCCGAGAACGGCATCGCCGCCCTCCAGGCCGAGGTCGACACCCTCATCACCATCCCCAACGACCGGCTGCTGTCGATCAGCGACCGCGGGATCAGCGTCCTCGACGCCTTCCGCTCCGCCGACCAGGTGCTGCTGTCCGGCGTCCAGGGCATCACCGACCTCATCACGACGCCCGGCCTCATCAACCTCGACTTCGCCGACGTCAAGAGCGTCATGCAGGGGGCGGGCACCGCCCTCATGGGCATCGGCTCCGCCCGCGGCGAGGACCGCGCGGTCTGCGCGGCCGAGATGGCGATCAGCTCCCCGCTGCTCGAGGCGAGCGTCGACGGCGCGCAGGGGGTCCTGCTGTCGATCCAGGGTGGCTCGGACCTCGGGCTGTTCGAGATCAACGAGGCGGCGCGGCTCGTGCAGGAGGCCGCGCACGCCGAGGCGAACATCATCTTCGGCGCCGTCATCGACGACGCCCTCGGCGACGAGGTGCGCGTCACGGTCATCGCGGCCGGCTTCGACGAGAAGGAGGCCGCGGCCCGGGGCGAGCTGCCCGGCGCCGCGCGCGTGCCCGGCAGCCTCCCCGCCGGGCAGGCCGCTCCCGCGGCGCACCACACCGGCGCCACCGGCGCGAACGGCAGCGCCGGCGCCCACGGGGCCAACGGGCACGCCGGGTCGGCGGGGCGCGAGGGTGTCACCGCACCGGCCGCCGGGCAGCAGCCGGCGGCGCCGCGGCCGCACGCCCCGGCCCCGGCCCACCACCAGCCGGGCGCACAGCACGAGCACGGCGGTCACCCCACGCCGGACCACACGGTCGACCGCGGCCACGGCGGTGTCCCGGCGCCGAGCCGGGCCCCCGAGCCGGTGCCGGTCGGTGCGGCGCCGCGGGTCGTCGAGCTCCCCGCCGACGGTGCCCGCCGCCGGCCCGGCTTCCTCGACGACGACGACCTCGACGTGCCGGACTTCGTCAAGCCGTCGTCGTGA
- a CDS encoding polyphenol oxidase family protein, whose amino-acid sequence MSATPGVLHDEVALGAVRLVLTGDVDLGRVDDGAGRTSVARALGVPTERLLLPTQVHGDRVVEATGPWPGPAPEADAVLVRGDRLEAPLAVGVRAADCMPLLLADPDAGVAAAVHVGRRGLQLGIARRAVRALRAAGARRVVARAGPTVCGRCYEVPDALRAEVATAVPEAAATTRIGTPAVDIVAGVRAQLARPADPVLDGGPVALDLAWCRCTLESPDLASHRRDATPRRHAAVVVVDPA is encoded by the coding sequence GTGAGCGCGACCCCCGGCGTCCTGCACGACGAGGTGGCGCTCGGGGCCGTGCGGCTCGTGCTGACCGGCGACGTCGACCTCGGTCGCGTCGACGACGGTGCGGGCCGCACGAGCGTGGCGCGGGCGCTCGGGGTGCCGACCGAGCGGCTCCTGCTCCCGACCCAGGTCCACGGCGACCGCGTCGTCGAGGCGACCGGCCCCTGGCCCGGGCCGGCCCCCGAGGCCGACGCCGTGCTCGTGCGCGGCGACCGGCTCGAGGCGCCCCTCGCGGTCGGCGTCCGCGCCGCCGACTGCATGCCGCTGCTCCTGGCCGACCCCGACGCCGGCGTGGCGGCGGCGGTCCACGTGGGGCGGCGGGGTCTGCAGCTCGGCATCGCACGCCGGGCCGTGCGCGCCCTGCGGGCCGCGGGAGCCAGGCGCGTCGTGGCCCGCGCGGGGCCCACGGTGTGCGGGCGCTGCTACGAGGTGCCGGACGCCCTGCGCGCCGAGGTGGCGACCGCGGTCCCCGAGGCCGCGGCCACGACCCGCATCGGCACGCCGGCCGTCGACATCGTGGCGGGGGTCCGGGCGCAGCTGGCCCGGCCCGCCGACCCCGTGCTCGACGGCGGACCCGTCGCGCTCGACCTCGCGTGGTGCCGGTGCACGCTGGAGTCCCCGGACCTCGCGAGCCACCGGCGCGACGCCACCCCCCGCCGGCACGCGGCCGTCGTGGTGGTGGACCCGGCGTGA
- a CDS encoding YggS family pyridoxal phosphate-dependent enzyme, with the protein MSEDARRAELVSALGRVRARIADACAAAGRRTTDVTLVVVTKTYPADDVRRLAGIGVRDVGEARLPELRDKRAALAGDEAVTRLRWHAIGRLQRNKARATARLADTVHSVDDPRLVPVLARGAADAAEDGAAGPLGCFVQVSLDGDPERGGVRADALLPLCEAVATAEGLALLGLMAVAPLGADPDRAFARLRELSDEVVAAHPSATAVSAGMSGDLEQAVRHGATHLRVGAAVLGPRPPLG; encoded by the coding sequence GTGAGCGAGGACGCCCGACGGGCCGAGCTGGTGTCGGCCCTCGGCCGCGTCCGCGCGCGGATCGCCGACGCCTGCGCCGCTGCGGGGCGGCGTACCACCGACGTCACGCTCGTCGTCGTCACGAAGACGTACCCGGCCGACGACGTGCGCCGCCTCGCCGGGATCGGCGTCCGCGACGTCGGGGAGGCGCGCCTGCCGGAGCTGCGCGACAAGCGGGCGGCGCTCGCCGGCGACGAGGCGGTGACCCGGCTGCGGTGGCACGCCATCGGGCGGCTCCAGCGGAACAAGGCGCGGGCGACGGCGCGCCTGGCCGACACCGTGCACTCCGTGGACGACCCGCGGCTGGTCCCCGTGCTCGCCCGGGGGGCGGCGGACGCCGCCGAGGACGGCGCCGCGGGTCCGCTCGGGTGCTTCGTGCAGGTGAGCCTCGACGGCGACCCGGAGCGGGGCGGCGTCCGGGCCGACGCGCTGCTCCCGCTGTGCGAGGCGGTCGCGACCGCCGAGGGGCTCGCCCTGCTCGGGCTCATGGCGGTCGCCCCGCTGGGAGCGGACCCCGACCGGGCCTTCGCCCGGCTGCGGGAGCTGTCCGACGAGGTGGTCGCGGCGCACCCGTCGGCCACCGCGGTCAGCGCCGGCATGAGCGGCGACCTCGAGCAGGCCGTGCGGCACGGCGCGACACACCTGCGTGTCGGGGCCGCGGTCCTCGGTCCGCGACCGCCGCTCGGCTAG
- a CDS encoding cell division protein SepF — MGALRKTLVYLGLAEDEHYDDYETDELEQEPERRPDRVERRAVEPRGATVTHLPSAVRASGDLQRITAVHPRTYNDAKIIGEHFREGVPVIMNLSDMTDVEAKRLVDFAAGLVFGLHGAVERVTNKVFLLSPSAVEVTNEKHEVTAGAGLFNQS; from the coding sequence ATGGGCGCGCTACGCAAGACCTTGGTGTACCTCGGCCTCGCCGAGGACGAGCACTACGACGACTACGAGACCGACGAGCTCGAGCAGGAGCCCGAGCGCCGCCCCGACCGGGTCGAGCGTCGTGCCGTCGAGCCGAGGGGGGCGACCGTGACCCACCTGCCGAGCGCCGTGCGGGCGTCCGGGGACCTGCAGCGCATCACCGCCGTCCACCCCCGCACGTACAACGACGCCAAGATCATCGGTGAGCACTTCCGCGAGGGCGTGCCGGTGATCATGAACCTGTCCGACATGACGGACGTCGAGGCCAAGCGGCTCGTCGACTTCGCCGCGGGTCTCGTGTTCGGCCTCCACGGCGCGGTGGAGCGCGTGACGAACAAGGTCTTCCTCCTCTCGCCGTCCGCCGTCGAGGTGACGAACGAGAAGCACGAGGTGACCGCCGGGGCGGGGCTGTTCAACCAGTCGTGA
- a CDS encoding YggT family protein yields the protein MGVVFGILAFVVFLYLILLFARLVVGWVQVFSRDWRPSGPIVVALEVVYSATDPPLNALRRVIPPLTIGSIRLDLGFMILFLVVVVLYNVLASLAASV from the coding sequence GTGGGCGTCGTCTTCGGGATCCTCGCGTTCGTCGTCTTCCTCTACCTGATCCTGCTCTTCGCCCGCCTGGTCGTCGGGTGGGTCCAGGTGTTCTCGCGGGACTGGCGACCGTCGGGGCCCATCGTGGTGGCGCTCGAGGTCGTCTACTCCGCGACCGACCCGCCGCTCAACGCGCTGCGCAGGGTGATCCCGCCGCTGACGATCGGCTCCATCCGGCTCGACCTCGGCTTCATGATCCTCTTCCTCGTGGTGGTCGTGCTCTACAACGTGCTGGCGTCGCTCGCCGCCTCGGTCTGA
- a CDS encoding DivIVA domain-containing protein — protein MPLTADDVVQKRFNPTKFREGYDQDEVDDFLDEVVAELRRLNEENEDLRRQLSQCEGRVAELSRGGSGESVPAPAPAPVAAPADAPAPAAPLAPAATGGDGGGSGDVSGMLALAQRLHDEHVRNGEQERDRLVSEAQETATRLVREAEEKQQQTLGNLEQERALLERKIDELRGFERDYRSRLKSYLENQLRELENKGQVVPGRTPGARSLGGDDTAAAGGFPFGGQS, from the coding sequence ATGCCGTTGACCGCAGACGACGTGGTCCAGAAGCGGTTCAACCCCACGAAGTTCCGCGAGGGGTACGACCAGGACGAGGTCGACGACTTCCTCGACGAGGTGGTGGCCGAGCTCCGTCGCCTCAACGAGGAGAACGAGGACCTCCGCCGTCAGCTCTCGCAGTGCGAGGGTCGCGTCGCGGAGCTGTCCCGTGGCGGGTCGGGGGAGTCCGTCCCGGCGCCCGCGCCGGCCCCGGTGGCCGCACCGGCCGACGCGCCCGCCCCCGCGGCGCCCCTCGCGCCCGCAGCGACCGGTGGCGACGGCGGCGGCAGCGGCGACGTGTCCGGCATGCTCGCCCTCGCCCAGCGTCTCCACGACGAGCACGTGCGCAACGGCGAGCAGGAGCGCGACCGGCTCGTGTCGGAGGCGCAGGAGACGGCCACCCGCCTCGTGCGCGAGGCGGAGGAGAAGCAGCAGCAGACGCTCGGCAACCTCGAGCAGGAGCGGGCCCTCCTCGAGCGCAAGATCGACGAGCTGCGCGGCTTCGAGCGCGACTACCGCAGCCGCCTCAAGAGCTACCTCGAGAACCAGCTCCGTGAGCTCGAGAACAAGGGCCAGGTCGTGCCCGGTCGCACCCCCGGGGCGCGCAGCCTCGGCGGTGACGACACCGCGGCCGCCGGCGGGTTCCCCTTCGGGGGCCAGAGCTGA
- the lspA gene encoding signal peptidase II: MSPSAPRGTSRGRRPLVAGAAAAAVVVAVDQVTKLLAEQRLEPGQRVDVLGDVLGLTLYYNSGAAFGLGTTLTPFISSFAVVACVVMVVALTRTTRPAWGLALGLLLGGALGNLTDRLLRPPGVGRGEVVDFFQLPSFPIFNVADICVVTGACLVVLLSLRDVPFRDPLPAAPPTADTAGGADGPGREP, from the coding sequence CTGAGCCCCAGCGCACCTCGCGGCACCTCCCGCGGCCGTCGCCCGCTCGTCGCGGGGGCGGCCGCGGCTGCTGTGGTCGTCGCCGTCGACCAGGTGACGAAGCTCCTCGCGGAGCAGCGGCTCGAACCAGGGCAGCGGGTCGACGTCCTCGGGGACGTGCTCGGCCTCACCCTGTACTACAACTCGGGGGCGGCCTTCGGCCTCGGCACGACGCTGACGCCGTTCATCTCGAGCTTCGCGGTCGTCGCGTGCGTCGTCATGGTCGTCGCGCTCACCCGCACCACGCGACCGGCGTGGGGCCTGGCGCTCGGGCTGCTCCTCGGCGGGGCGCTCGGCAACCTCACCGACCGCCTGCTCCGTCCGCCGGGCGTCGGGCGCGGCGAGGTCGTCGACTTCTTCCAGCTGCCGAGCTTCCCGATCTTCAACGTGGCGGACATCTGCGTCGTGACGGGGGCGTGCCTCGTCGTGCTGCTCTCCCTGCGCGACGTGCCGTTCCGTGACCCGCTCCCCGCGGCGCCGCCGACCGCGGACACCGCCGGTGGGGCGGACGGCCCCGGCCGCGAGCCGTGA
- a CDS encoding RluA family pseudouridine synthase produces the protein MSSRSLPVPDGLAGERVDAGLSRLLGVSRTRAAELAAAGLVTVDDRPVGKSDRLLPGSWLAVELPDAEAAPTADAEPVEGMRVVHDDDDVVVVDKPVGVAAHPSPGWSGPTVVGGLAAAGYRISTSGASERQGVVHRLDVGTSGLMAVAKSERAYSSLKDQFRQRTVDKTYHSVVQGHPDPTRGTVDAPVGRHPTHSYRWAVVADGRPSVTHYDTLEAFRAATLLEIHLETGRTHQIRVHMSALRHPCVGDLTYGADPTLAARLGLQRQWLHAVGLAFDHPGTGERVHLTSAYPDDLAHALEVLRSG, from the coding sequence GTGAGCAGCCGCTCGCTGCCGGTGCCGGACGGACTGGCGGGGGAGCGCGTCGACGCGGGCCTGTCGCGGCTGCTCGGCGTCTCGCGGACGAGGGCGGCCGAGCTCGCGGCCGCCGGGCTCGTCACGGTCGACGACCGCCCCGTGGGGAAGTCCGACCGGCTGCTGCCCGGGTCCTGGCTCGCGGTCGAGCTGCCCGACGCGGAGGCCGCCCCCACCGCCGACGCGGAGCCCGTCGAGGGCATGCGGGTCGTCCACGACGACGACGACGTCGTCGTCGTCGACAAGCCGGTCGGGGTCGCCGCGCACCCGTCGCCGGGCTGGTCGGGACCGACGGTCGTCGGTGGCCTCGCCGCCGCCGGGTACCGGATCAGCACGAGCGGGGCGAGCGAGCGGCAGGGTGTCGTCCACCGCCTCGACGTCGGCACGTCGGGGCTGATGGCGGTGGCGAAGAGCGAGCGCGCGTACAGCTCCCTGAAGGACCAGTTCCGGCAGCGGACCGTCGACAAGACGTACCACTCGGTCGTCCAGGGCCACCCGGACCCCACGAGGGGCACCGTCGACGCTCCCGTGGGCCGGCACCCGACGCACTCGTACCGCTGGGCCGTGGTGGCCGACGGCCGGCCGAGCGTCACGCACTACGACACGCTCGAGGCGTTCCGCGCCGCGACGCTGCTCGAGATCCACCTCGAGACCGGTCGCACCCACCAGATCCGCGTCCACATGTCGGCGCTGCGTCACCCGTGCGTCGGTGACCTCACGTACGGCGCGGACCCCACCCTCGCCGCGCGCCTCGGTCTGCAGCGCCAGTGGCTGCACGCCGTCGGTCTGGCCTTCGACCACCCCGGCACCGGCGAGCGGGTCCACCTCACGTCCGCCTACCCGGACGACCTCGCCCACGCCCTCGAGGTGCTCCGCTCCGGCTGA